The following coding sequences lie in one Lolium perenne isolate Kyuss_39 chromosome 2, Kyuss_2.0, whole genome shotgun sequence genomic window:
- the LOC127335492 gene encoding UPF0481 protein At3g47200-like encodes MVAVFNKEVLSWYLITLKIKETVDANLRKSPSPQWQSLPYKLRLANGTTSGGEGEALPRQTQAPRLSPIRAQSPAHSPKPQDSEWVVTIRGKLAQARAEEAACPWARLSVYRVPKTLREGDERAYMPQVVSIGPLHAGKRRLREMEHHKWRALHHVLKRTGHDVTNYLDALRPMEDRVRGCYDGRVAWMPSNEFVQCLVLDGTFVLELFRGALDGAKGFSDDLGYSRHDPVFAMRGAMHAVRNDMILLENQIPLFVLDLLLGIQLGHPEQTGAVASLAVRFFDPLMPTDTPMHRKDRCRLESSVNAGAEAAASFDPLSDPMLHCLDVFRRSLLRAGLQPTPPPAARLWLKKWSGQRRVADKRRQQFVHCVSELREAGITCRRRNTDRFWDIRFDKGVLHIPRILIHDSTKSLFLNLIAFEQCHMDIATPGGNNITSYAIFMDNLINSADDVKYLHDRGIIEHWLGSDAEVAELFNRLCLEVVFDINDSYLSGLSDQVNRYYDYKWSTWVASLQHNYFTNPWAIVSVVAGVFLLLLTTMQTFYSAYSYYRPPT; translated from the coding sequence ATGGTGGCCGTCTTCAACAAGGAAGTCCTGAGCTGGTACCTCATCACGCTTAAGATCAAGGAGACCGTCGACGCGAACCTCAGGAAATCCCCGTCGCCGCAGTGGCAGTCGCTCCCCTACAAACTGCGGCTCGCGAACGGCACTACATCGGGAGGAGAAGGAGAGGCATTGCCCCGCCAAACTCAGGCGCCCCGGCTGTCCCCGATCCGGGCGCAGTCGCCGGCGCACAGCCCGAAGCCGCAGGACTCGGAATGGGTGGTGACCATCCGCGGGAAGCTGGCGCAGGCgcgcgcggaggaggcggcgTGCCCGTGGGCGCGCCTCTCCGTGTACCGCGTGCCCAAGACCCTCCGCGAGGGCGACGAGCGCGCCTACATGCCGCAGGTGGTCTCCATCGGCCCGCTCCACGCCGGCAAGCGGAGGCTGCGCGAGATGGAGCACCACAAGTGGCGCGCGCTGCACCACGTCCTCAAGCGCACGGGCCACGACGTCACCAACTACCTCGACGCGCTGCGGCCCATGGAGGACCGCGTGCGCGGCTGCTACGACGGCCGCGTCGCCTGGATGCCCAGCAACGAGTTCGTCCAGTGCCTGGTGCTGGACGGCACCTTCGTGCTCGAGCTCTTCCGTGGCGCGCTGGACGGCGCCAAGGGGTTCTCAGACGACCTGGGCTACTCGCGGCACGACCCCGTCTTCGCCATGCGCGGCGCGATGCACGCAGTGCGCAACGACATGATCCTGCTGGAGAACCAGATACCGCTCTTCGTGCTGGACCTCCTGCTCGGGATCCAGCTCGGCCACCCAGAGCAGACGGGCGCCGTGGCGAGCCTCGCCGTGCGCTTCTTCGACCCGCTCATGCCGACCGACACGCCGATGCACCGCAAGGACCGGTGCAGGCTGGAGTCCTCCGTGAACGCCGGCGCCGAGGCGGCGGCGTCGTTCGACCCGCTGTCCGACCCGATGCTCCACTGCCTCGACGTGTTCCGGCGCAGCCTCCTCCGCGCCGGGCTGCAGCCCACCCCGCCCCCTGCGGCGCGGCTGTGGCTCAAGAAGTGGTCCGGGCAGCGCCGTGTGGCGGACAAGCGCCGGCAGCAGTTCGTGCACTGCGTGTCGGAGCTCCGGGAGGCCGGAATCACGTGCCGGCGGCGGAACACTGACCGGTTCTGGGACATCCGGTTCGACAAGGGGGTGCTCCACATCCCGCGGATCCTCATCCACGACTCCACCAAGTCGCTCTTCCTCAACCTCATCGCCTTCGAGCAGTGCCACATGGACATCGCCACGCCGGGCGGCAACAACATCACCTCCTACGCCATCTTCATGGACAACCTCATCAACTCCGCCGACGACGTCAAGTACCTGCACGACCGCGGCATCATCGAGCACTGGCTCGGCAGCGACGCCGAGGTCGCCGAGCTCTTCAACCGCCTCTGCCTCGAGGTCGTCTTCGACATCAACGACAGCTACTTGTCCGGGCTGTCGGACCAGGTGAACAGGTACTACGACTACAAGTGGAGCACCTGGGTCGCCAGCCTGCAGCATAACTACTTCACCAACCCGTGGGCCATCGTCTCCGTCGTCGCcggcgtcttcctcctcctcctcaccacGATGCAGACATTCTACAGCGCATACAGCTACTACCGACCGCCAACCTAG